A stretch of Cytophagales bacterium DNA encodes these proteins:
- the hisG gene encoding ATP phosphoribosyltransferase yields MSVLKIAVQKSGRLSEDTLALFKECGIKFNNGAKKLMARSHNFPVEFLFLRDDDIPGYVEDGIADLGVVGQNVHVEENKAIDEIKPLGFSKCRLSLAIPREEEYKDVQYFNGKSIATSYPVILQNYLDSVGVKAELHEISGSVEIAPGMGLAHGIFDIVSSGSTLMSNGLKEVEVAMRSEAVMVANRNLSEEKKALLNNLIFRIEAVLAGRSSKYVLLNAPNENVEDLLALLPGMRSPTVVPLATEGWSSIHSVINEDEFWEKIEALREAGAEGILVVPIEKMVK; encoded by the coding sequence ATGTCTGTACTAAAAATTGCCGTACAAAAATCGGGTCGCCTGAGCGAGGATACGCTGGCTTTATTCAAAGAATGTGGCATTAAATTCAATAATGGCGCAAAGAAGCTGATGGCCCGGTCTCATAATTTTCCAGTGGAGTTCTTGTTCTTGAGAGATGATGATATTCCAGGTTATGTAGAGGATGGTATCGCTGATCTCGGTGTGGTAGGGCAAAATGTACATGTGGAGGAAAATAAAGCCATTGACGAGATCAAGCCATTGGGTTTTTCTAAATGTCGATTGTCCCTGGCCATTCCTCGCGAAGAAGAGTATAAGGATGTACAATACTTTAATGGGAAAAGCATTGCCACTAGTTATCCGGTAATCCTCCAGAATTACCTTGATTCAGTTGGCGTTAAAGCGGAACTTCATGAGATCAGCGGCTCGGTTGAGATTGCTCCTGGCATGGGATTAGCTCACGGAATTTTTGATATTGTCAGTTCCGGTAGTACGCTGATGAGTAATGGCCTCAAAGAAGTCGAGGTTGCTATGCGGTCAGAGGCTGTGATGGTGGCCAATCGCAACTTGAGTGAGGAGAAAAAGGCTTTATTGAATAACCTTATTTTCAGAATTGAGGCGGTTTTGGCAGGTAGAAGCAGTAAATACGTCTTGTTGAACGCTCCTAATGAAAATGTTGAAGATTTATTGGCTTTGCTACCGGGGATGCGTAGCCCAACGGTCGTTCCATTGGCCACAGAAGGATGGAGCAGTATCCATTCGGTGATCAACGAAGATGAGTTTTGGGAAAAGATTGAGGCGCTTCGTGAAGCAGGTGCCGAAGGTATTTTGGTCGTGCCAATCGAAAAAATGGTGAAGTAA